One stretch of Thermococcus sp. 21S9 DNA includes these proteins:
- a CDS encoding peroxiredoxin, translating into MVVIGEKFPEVEVKTTHGVIKLPDYFAEKGKWFILFSHPADFTPVCTTEFYAMQKRLEEFRELGVEPIGLSVDQVFSHIKWMEWIKENLGVEIEFPVIADDRGELADKLGMIPSGATITARAVFIVDDKGVIRAIVYYPAEVGRDWDEILRLVKALKVSDEKGVALPHKWPENELIGDKVIIPPASTIEEKKAREEAKAKGEIECYDWWFCYKKLE; encoded by the coding sequence ATGGTCGTCATAGGAGAAAAGTTCCCAGAGGTTGAGGTCAAGACCACCCACGGAGTGATAAAGCTCCCGGACTACTTCGCCGAGAAGGGCAAGTGGTTCATACTCTTCAGCCACCCGGCCGACTTCACCCCGGTCTGTACGACCGAGTTCTACGCCATGCAGAAGAGGCTCGAGGAGTTCAGGGAGCTCGGCGTCGAGCCGATAGGGCTTAGCGTTGACCAGGTCTTCAGCCACATCAAGTGGATGGAGTGGATTAAGGAGAACCTCGGCGTCGAGATTGAGTTCCCGGTCATAGCCGACGACCGCGGTGAGCTCGCCGACAAGCTCGGCATGATTCCGAGCGGAGCAACGATAACCGCCAGGGCCGTCTTCATCGTCGACGACAAGGGCGTCATAAGGGCCATCGTCTACTACCCGGCCGAGGTCGGCAGGGACTGGGATGAGATACTCAGGCTCGTCAAGGCTCTCAAGGTCAGCGACGAGAAGGGAGTTGCCCTTCCGCACAAGTGGCCCGAGAACGAGCTCATCGGCGACAAGGTCATCATCCCGCCGGCCAGCACCATCGAGGAGAAGAAGGCCAGGGAAGAGGCCAAGGCCAAGGGCGAAATCGAGTGCTATGACTGGTGGTTCTGCTACAAGAAGCTCGAGTGA
- a CDS encoding GNAT family N-acetyltransferase produces MRPVVLKGNLVSLAVPLRDDVRKAWLWFNDRSVRLFLTAPEEVFFFEDEIEWYERIRKAKEREKVFSIVENSTSSLVGFIGLHRIDHRDGRAELGYFLGREHWGRGYGSEAVKLALDYAFNWLNLRKVYARVYEPNVASIKVLEKNGFELVGRLRKHHHVPGYGFVDELIFERFREE; encoded by the coding sequence ATGAGGCCGGTCGTTCTCAAAGGCAACCTCGTTTCGCTCGCCGTTCCGCTGAGGGACGACGTAAGGAAAGCGTGGCTCTGGTTCAACGACAGGAGCGTGAGGCTCTTCTTAACGGCCCCAGAAGAAGTCTTCTTCTTTGAGGACGAGATAGAGTGGTACGAGCGGATTAGAAAGGCAAAGGAGCGCGAGAAGGTCTTTTCGATAGTAGAGAACTCAACCTCTTCCCTCGTCGGTTTCATAGGACTCCACAGGATAGACCACCGCGACGGAAGGGCGGAGCTCGGTTACTTCCTCGGAAGGGAGCACTGGGGAAGAGGTTACGGAAGCGAGGCGGTGAAGTTGGCCCTCGATTACGCCTTCAACTGGCTCAACCTCAGGAAAGTCTACGCGAGGGTTTACGAGCCGAACGTTGCCTCGATAAAAGTCCTTGAGAAAAACGGCTTTGAACTCGTCGGGAGACTGAGAAAACACCACCACGTTCCGGGCTACGGCTTCGTGGACGAGCTGATTTTCGAGAGGTTTAGAGAAGAATAA
- a CDS encoding transcriptional regulator, translated as MEREKLIKTVEAILRSAGYKTARLEFRGSCFDIVASRLVVLLFLKVVVNIDTVTEEQAEDLKRLAKFFNASPLIVGLRSKNAELEEGVVYERFGIYALRPETLYDVLTNNELPAIFAERGGLYVRINGELLRELRERHGYSVNELAQLLGVSRKTLLNYERGEQAVSLEVAIRLEELFDEALAEPIDVLNARVEAKLDVKPESPLEKEVFERLKRLGLGLVKVKKAPFNAVSKGDEFRILTGIDERKTRSTVKRAEMVAEVGRIINSDGVFILEKTKTEVVKEVPIIPKESLREVKDADELIEMIEELKKEIKAKLFS; from the coding sequence ATGGAGAGGGAGAAACTCATCAAAACCGTTGAGGCGATACTCAGGAGCGCGGGCTACAAAACGGCCCGCCTCGAGTTTAGGGGTTCCTGCTTTGACATAGTAGCGAGCCGGTTAGTGGTTCTTCTCTTCCTCAAGGTCGTCGTGAACATAGACACCGTTACCGAGGAGCAGGCAGAGGATTTGAAGAGGCTCGCGAAGTTCTTCAACGCCTCCCCGCTTATAGTGGGCCTCCGCTCAAAGAACGCGGAGCTTGAGGAGGGAGTTGTTTACGAGCGCTTCGGAATCTACGCTTTGAGACCGGAAACGCTCTACGACGTCCTCACAAACAACGAGCTACCCGCCATCTTCGCGGAGCGCGGTGGGCTCTACGTCCGGATAAACGGCGAACTCCTTAGGGAGCTTCGCGAGAGGCACGGTTACTCGGTCAACGAGCTGGCACAGCTCCTCGGGGTTTCGAGGAAGACCCTCCTCAACTACGAGCGCGGTGAGCAGGCCGTTTCCCTTGAGGTGGCGATTAGGCTTGAGGAACTCTTCGACGAGGCTTTGGCAGAGCCGATTGACGTTCTGAACGCGAGGGTCGAGGCGAAGCTCGACGTTAAGCCCGAAAGCCCCCTCGAAAAGGAGGTCTTCGAAAGGCTGAAGCGTCTTGGCCTCGGTCTTGTGAAGGTTAAGAAGGCCCCGTTCAACGCGGTTTCAAAGGGCGACGAGTTCAGAATCCTGACGGGGATAGACGAGAGGAAGACCCGCTCGACGGTGAAGAGGGCCGAGATGGTGGCCGAGGTTGGCCGGATAATCAACTCCGACGGCGTGTTCATCCTTGAGAAGACCAAGACCGAGGTCGTCAAGGAGGTCCCCATAATCCCGAAGGAGAGCCTCAGGGAAGTTAAGGACGCCGACGAGCTCATAGAGATGATTGAGGAGCTCAAAAAGGAGATAAAGGCGAAGCTCTTCAGCTGA
- a CDS encoding HD domain-containing protein, with translation MAKAKIIHDGIHGSMEVTGVILELVKTPEFQRLRHIRQLGLAYLVYPGANHSRFEHSLGTWHIAKRLSDEVGLDEDESLLLQVGALLHDIGHGPLSHTFEGIYRHYVKERDHMRLGQDIITGRINITGDEDGGKIPEILESHGIEPREVADLILGRAKKPYLGQMLHGGVDVDQLDYLIRDAHYTGVAHGIIDLERLLKVLEIHDDELVVDEKGVEAVEGMMVARSLMYSRVYFHHTVKIAEGMLTRALEFALEEDHLWDFWKMTDCRVLVELEDLEGLPAELTRRVLYRKLYKAAVLTSAEELSQEEKRELLSAYRNVKRRQELERALAEAVGASEGEVILEFSIADLMLSEPRLKETGIKVLLENGEVQPLSKVTPLANALKRRQTPRWAVLIASPEKYVGKLRESWRKVLFS, from the coding sequence GGGGTAATCCTCGAACTCGTCAAAACGCCCGAGTTCCAGAGGCTCAGGCACATAAGACAACTCGGTCTGGCATACCTCGTCTACCCCGGTGCCAATCATTCACGCTTCGAGCACTCCCTCGGAACGTGGCACATTGCGAAGCGCCTCTCCGACGAGGTCGGGCTCGACGAGGACGAAAGCCTGCTCCTCCAGGTCGGCGCTCTGCTTCACGACATTGGGCACGGGCCCCTAAGCCACACCTTCGAGGGAATCTACCGCCATTACGTGAAGGAGCGCGACCACATGCGCCTCGGCCAGGACATTATAACGGGACGGATAAACATAACCGGCGACGAGGACGGCGGAAAGATTCCGGAGATACTGGAAAGCCACGGAATTGAGCCGAGGGAAGTTGCCGACCTAATCCTCGGCAGGGCGAAGAAGCCTTACCTCGGCCAGATGCTTCATGGCGGGGTTGACGTTGACCAGCTCGACTACCTCATCAGGGACGCCCACTACACCGGCGTCGCGCACGGAATAATAGACCTTGAGAGGCTCCTCAAGGTGCTCGAAATCCACGATGACGAGCTCGTCGTCGACGAGAAGGGTGTTGAAGCCGTCGAGGGAATGATGGTGGCGCGCTCGCTGATGTATTCGCGCGTTTACTTCCACCACACGGTGAAGATAGCCGAGGGAATGCTGACAAGAGCCCTGGAGTTCGCTCTTGAAGAGGACCACCTCTGGGACTTCTGGAAGATGACCGACTGCAGGGTTTTAGTTGAACTCGAGGATTTAGAAGGCCTCCCGGCGGAGCTCACGAGGCGCGTTCTTTACCGGAAGCTCTACAAGGCCGCGGTTCTCACGAGCGCGGAGGAGCTCAGCCAGGAGGAAAAGAGAGAGCTGTTGTCGGCTTACAGAAACGTCAAGAGGAGACAGGAGCTTGAGAGGGCCCTGGCGGAGGCCGTTGGTGCAAGCGAGGGCGAGGTAATCCTTGAGTTCAGCATAGCAGACCTGATGCTCAGCGAGCCGAGGCTGAAAGAGACCGGAATAAAGGTGCTCCTTGAAAACGGCGAGGTTCAGCCCCTCTCGAAGGTAACTCCCCTGGCGAACGCCCTCAAGAGGCGTCAGACTCCGAGGTGGGCCGTTCTCATAGCCTCGCCGGAGAAGTACGTCGGAAAGCTCCGCGAGAGCTGGAGAAAGGTGCTCTTCAGCTGA